A genomic region of Oceaniferula marina contains the following coding sequences:
- the nuoD gene encoding NADH dehydrogenase (quinone) subunit D codes for MNSQEYQVPDTAAKTQAGLDAAQQQSTQDDYQAETQDILGEKMVLNMGPSHPATHGVLRLILELDGEKVTKCQPDIGFLHRGDEKIAENMHYNQFVPYTDRLDYLAPLANNVAYTCAVEKLMGWKLPPRGEAIRVICCELARISSHMLGVGVCAMDVGAMTVFLYSYTEREKTHNLCEQLTGARFTTSYTRVGGQIRDLPDGFLNNLAKFCDECEKSIDEISQLLDRNKIYMIRMCDIGTIAKEDAISWGLTGPNLRGSGVARDLRKDSPYLGYDQYDFDVPIGENGDSYDRYLVRMEEMRQSIRILRQIIADMPEGPVNVADSKNMLPAKDKVLTNMEELIHHFIIATQGIEAPAGEVYFGAENPKGELGFYIHSKGGGVPHRMKIRSPSFVSLSILDHMIPGHMVSDVPAILGSLDFVLGECDR; via the coding sequence ATGAATTCGCAGGAATACCAAGTCCCCGACACCGCTGCCAAAACGCAGGCAGGGCTCGACGCTGCCCAGCAGCAATCCACCCAAGACGATTACCAGGCGGAAACCCAGGACATCCTCGGTGAAAAAATGGTGCTCAACATGGGGCCTTCGCACCCTGCAACCCACGGAGTGCTGCGTCTCATCCTCGAACTCGATGGCGAAAAAGTCACCAAGTGCCAACCCGATATCGGGTTCCTGCACCGGGGCGACGAAAAAATCGCCGAAAACATGCACTACAACCAGTTTGTCCCCTACACCGACCGATTGGACTACCTGGCGCCACTCGCCAACAACGTGGCTTACACCTGTGCGGTGGAAAAACTCATGGGCTGGAAACTCCCCCCCCGTGGCGAGGCCATCCGGGTCATTTGCTGCGAACTTGCCCGTATCTCCTCGCACATGCTCGGCGTTGGGGTCTGCGCTATGGACGTTGGAGCGATGACGGTTTTCCTCTATAGCTACACGGAAAGAGAAAAAACCCACAACCTTTGCGAACAACTCACCGGCGCGCGATTCACCACCTCTTATACCCGTGTTGGCGGCCAAATCCGGGATCTCCCCGACGGATTCCTCAACAACCTCGCCAAGTTCTGTGACGAGTGCGAAAAATCAATCGATGAGATTTCCCAATTACTCGACCGCAATAAGATCTACATGATCCGGATGTGCGATATCGGAACCATCGCCAAAGAGGATGCCATTTCCTGGGGCCTGACGGGCCCCAACCTGAGAGGGTCGGGAGTCGCCCGCGACCTCCGCAAAGACAGCCCCTACCTCGGATACGACCAGTATGACTTTGATGTGCCAATCGGTGAAAACGGAGACTCCTACGACCGCTATCTCGTCCGTATGGAAGAAATGCGCCAGTCCATCCGCATTTTGCGCCAAATCATTGCCGACATGCCCGAAGGCCCGGTGAACGTCGCAGACAGCAAGAACATGCTCCCGGCAAAAGACAAGGTGCTGACCAACATGGAGGAGCTCATTCACCACTTTATCATCGCAACCCAGGGGATTGAAGCCCCGGCCGGTGAAGTCTACTTCGGCGCTGAAAACCCGAAGGGAGAACTTGGATTTTATATTCATTCCAAAGGAGGCGGTGTCCCCCACCGCATGAAAATCCGCTCCCCATCCTTTGTCAGTTTGTCCATCCTCGACCACATGATCCCAGGACACATGGTCTCCGATGTCCCGGCCATCCTCGGCTCTCTCGACTTCGTGCTCGGCGAATGTGACAGGTAG
- a CDS encoding complex I 24 kDa subunit family protein gives METTSTFPPFVITAEIDAEADKRIAQYPDDKKRSAVLPLLHIIQHQFGFINKEATEWIAGKLGLEPMQVFEVVSFYPGFRESAPGKYHFRICRTLSCAMAGSAELMERICELTGIDRSNSDSHHNPVAVSPCGQWSVEYAECLASCGTGPVCLVNDDFHEAVAPEKAEALLNQYKG, from the coding sequence ATGGAAACCACATCCACTTTTCCGCCCTTTGTAATTACTGCTGAGATCGATGCGGAGGCTGACAAACGTATTGCCCAGTATCCGGACGACAAAAAACGTTCAGCGGTTCTCCCCCTGCTGCATATCATCCAACATCAGTTTGGTTTTATCAACAAAGAGGCCACTGAGTGGATCGCTGGCAAACTGGGACTTGAACCGATGCAGGTATTTGAAGTGGTCTCCTTCTACCCCGGCTTCCGTGAAAGCGCGCCCGGAAAGTATCACTTCCGTATTTGCCGCACCCTCTCCTGCGCCATGGCCGGGTCCGCCGAACTCATGGAGCGCATTTGTGAACTGACCGGCATCGACCGCTCCAACTCAGACTCTCACCACAACCCGGTCGCCGTTTCCCCCTGTGGGCAGTGGTCGGTCGAATATGCCGAGTGCCTCGCGTCCTGCGGAACCGGGCCGGTCTGCCTGGTCAATGATGACTTCCACGAAGCTGTCGCCCCTGAAAAGGCCGAAGCTCTCCTCAATCAATACAAAGGCTAA